A window from Vulcanimicrobium alpinum encodes these proteins:
- a CDS encoding MraY family glycosyltransferase produces the protein MNSLVIVAGLVLAFATAVFTTPYVRRLALNVGMLDATGERRMHDQPKPRIGGIAVYLGFAFALFSALGYLINTHHVDDVGKVHDIVNSIVGLIFGGTLILMVGIWDDVMGMSPRVKLLAQGVVASISMLYGFNIAFVQNPFHHGEIIYLPLYISIPVTLLWYLGMMNAINFIDGLDGLLSGLTAIAGMFLLIINLSQGHPEIALILAALVGGALGFLPFNYNPAKIILGDSGALFIGYVFATVSILGASKVAFTISLLVPLVLLGLPVLDTAAAIVRRTAAGRKIYEADRGHFHHQLIFRFGLNVRQAVLLIYALCIALGVVALFLSGGVGTLKLA, from the coding sequence GTGAACTCTCTCGTCATCGTCGCCGGTCTCGTCCTTGCCTTCGCGACCGCGGTCTTCACGACGCCGTACGTGCGGCGGCTGGCCCTCAACGTCGGAATGCTCGACGCCACCGGCGAGCGCCGGATGCACGATCAGCCCAAACCCCGCATCGGCGGGATCGCCGTCTACCTCGGCTTCGCGTTCGCGTTGTTCTCGGCGCTGGGCTACCTCATCAATACGCACCATGTCGACGACGTCGGCAAGGTGCACGACATCGTCAACTCGATCGTCGGCCTGATCTTCGGCGGCACGCTGATCCTCATGGTCGGGATCTGGGACGACGTGATGGGGATGAGCCCGCGCGTCAAACTGCTTGCTCAGGGCGTCGTCGCGTCGATCTCGATGCTGTACGGCTTCAACATCGCGTTCGTGCAGAACCCGTTCCACCACGGTGAGATCATCTATCTCCCACTCTACATCAGCATCCCGGTGACGCTGCTGTGGTACCTCGGGATGATGAACGCGATCAACTTCATCGATGGTCTCGACGGGCTGCTCTCCGGGCTCACGGCGATCGCCGGAATGTTTCTGCTCATCATCAACCTCTCGCAAGGGCATCCCGAGATCGCGCTGATCCTCGCGGCGCTGGTCGGCGGGGCGCTGGGGTTTCTGCCGTTCAACTACAATCCGGCGAAGATCATCCTCGGCGATTCGGGCGCGCTCTTCATCGGCTACGTCTTCGCCACGGTATCGATTCTCGGCGCGAGCAAGGTCGCGTTCACGATCTCGCTGCTCGTCCCGCTGGTGCTGCTCGGCCTCCCCGTGCTCGACACGGCCGCCGCGATCGTGCGCCGCACCGCCGCGGGCAGGAAGATCTACGAAGCCGACCGCGGCCACTTCCACCACCAGCTGATCTTCCGGTTCGGCCTCAACGTCCGCCAAGCGGTCCTGCTGATCTACGCGCTGTGCATCGCGCTCGGCGTGGTGGCGCTGTTCCTCTCCGGCGGCGTCGGCACGCTGAAGCTCGCGTGA
- the atpA gene encoding F0F1 ATP synthase subunit alpha — MINADEIAGIIKQRIATYATGTNEAEIGTVIEVGDNIARIYGLDNAQASELVEFPNGLNGIVLNLEEDSVGVAIMGPDTDIKEGDKVRRTGRIASVPVGDALLGRVVNPLGQAVDGKGEIVSNQYRTIENTAPTVIERQGVKQPLQTGIRAIDALVPIGKGQRELIIGDRGTGKTAIAIDTIINQKGQNVICIYVAIGQKNSTVAALQQTLEKHGAMEYTTIVTVSAAEPASLKWIAPFAGCAMGEHFMLSGRDVLIIYDDLTRHAQAYREVSLLLRRPPGREAYPGDVFFLHSRLLERSAKLSDEKGGGSMTALPIIETQAGDVSAYIPTNVISITDGQIYLQTGLFFQGIRPAVDVGISVSRVGSAAQTKATKAVAGRLKLDLAQYRELAAFAKLASDLDKATQQQLNRGDKMTAILVQKQLDPQPMEDQVIVLFAATRGYLDAFPTNRMQDWAHQFVAFVHDKYPAITDTIRTTSALSDDVSKQLIAAIDEFNEGF; from the coding sequence ATGATCAACGCCGACGAAATCGCCGGAATCATCAAACAGCGCATCGCCACCTACGCGACGGGGACGAATGAAGCCGAGATCGGCACCGTCATCGAAGTCGGCGACAACATCGCGCGCATCTACGGCCTCGACAACGCGCAGGCGTCGGAGCTCGTCGAGTTTCCGAACGGCCTCAACGGGATCGTCCTGAACCTGGAAGAGGACTCGGTCGGCGTCGCGATCATGGGCCCCGACACCGACATCAAGGAAGGCGACAAGGTGCGCCGCACCGGCCGCATCGCGTCGGTTCCGGTCGGCGACGCGCTGCTCGGCCGCGTGGTCAACCCGCTGGGCCAGGCCGTCGACGGCAAAGGCGAGATCGTCTCCAACCAGTACCGCACGATCGAGAACACCGCCCCGACGGTGATCGAGCGGCAGGGCGTCAAGCAGCCGCTGCAGACTGGTATCCGCGCGATCGACGCGCTGGTCCCGATCGGCAAGGGGCAGCGCGAGCTGATCATCGGCGACCGCGGCACCGGCAAGACGGCGATCGCGATCGACACGATCATCAATCAAAAGGGGCAGAACGTCATCTGCATCTACGTCGCGATCGGGCAGAAGAACTCGACCGTCGCGGCGCTGCAGCAGACGCTCGAGAAGCACGGCGCGATGGAGTACACCACCATCGTCACCGTGTCGGCAGCCGAGCCCGCGTCGCTGAAGTGGATCGCGCCGTTCGCGGGCTGCGCGATGGGCGAGCACTTCATGCTCTCCGGACGCGACGTCCTCATCATCTACGACGATCTCACGCGTCACGCGCAGGCGTATCGCGAAGTCTCGCTGCTGCTGCGCCGTCCGCCGGGCCGCGAAGCGTATCCCGGCGACGTCTTCTTCCTGCACTCGCGCCTGCTGGAGCGTTCCGCCAAGCTCTCCGACGAGAAGGGCGGCGGTTCGATGACCGCGCTCCCGATCATCGAGACGCAGGCCGGCGACGTCTCGGCGTACATCCCGACCAACGTCATCTCGATCACCGACGGTCAGATCTACCTGCAGACAGGATTGTTCTTCCAGGGGATTCGCCCCGCCGTCGACGTCGGGATCTCGGTCTCGCGCGTCGGCTCCGCGGCGCAGACGAAGGCGACGAAAGCGGTCGCCGGCCGTCTGAAGCTCGACCTCGCGCAGTACCGCGAGCTGGCGGCGTTCGCGAAGCTCGCGTCCGACCTCGACAAGGCGACGCAGCAGCAGCTCAACCGCGGCGACAAGATGACTGCGATCCTGGTCCAGAAGCAGCTCGACCCGCAGCCGATGGAAGATCAGGTCATCGTGCTGTTCGCGGCGACGCGCGGCTACCTCGACGCGTTCCCCACCAACCGCATGCAGGACTGGGCGCACCAGTTCGTGGCGTTCGTCCACGACAAGTACCCCGCGATCACCGACACGATCCGCACGACATCCGCGCTTTCGGACGACGTCTCGAAGCAGCTGATCGCGGCGATCGACGAATTCAACGAGGGCTTTTAG
- a CDS encoding ATP synthase F0 subunit B, which produces MLSIDGTLIVQLVNFVVFLAILNAIFFKPVGAAIAKRRAYIDGLKHDIEQLQGDAKSIRTTAEGRRAAARREADDVLAKARTAASAETDAIIVAAQGKASEIVTKAHADVATELDAARANEPQLIDALANEMLSRAIGGAA; this is translated from the coding sequence ATGCTGAGTATCGACGGGACGCTGATCGTTCAGCTCGTCAATTTCGTCGTGTTCCTCGCGATCCTCAACGCGATCTTCTTCAAGCCGGTCGGTGCGGCGATCGCGAAGCGGCGGGCGTACATCGACGGGCTCAAGCACGACATCGAGCAGCTGCAGGGCGACGCCAAGTCGATCCGCACGACCGCCGAAGGCCGCCGCGCGGCGGCCCGCCGCGAAGCCGACGACGTGCTCGCGAAAGCGCGCACGGCGGCCTCGGCCGAGACGGACGCGATCATCGTGGCGGCGCAGGGCAAAGCGAGTGAGATCGTCACCAAGGCGCACGCCGACGTCGCGACCGAGCTCGACGCGGCGCGCGCGAACGAACCGCAGCTCATCGACGCGCTCGCGAACGAGATGCTCTCGCGGGCGATCGGAGGAGCGGCGTGA
- the wecB gene encoding non-hydrolyzing UDP-N-acetylglucosamine 2-epimerase, whose amino-acid sequence MAVMGTRPDTIKMAPVVHALQAHPEIEAIVCVTAQHRQMLDDVLRLFEIEPDIDLDIMTKSQSLTDITTRVLIGMEKVLDSWRPDVVLVHGDTTTSTAAALAAFYQKIPVGHVEAGLRTSSIAEPFPEEANRRLTGVLTSLHFAPTARAKTNLLAERTAHAHIAVTGNTVIDAFLATERRVRERGIATPSLDGLDPARRMIFVTAHRRENHGRMGEIARAVATIADFPEHPQIVWPVHPSPQVAPVVRHVLGGHPGVRLVDPLNYAETVAAVAASRFVLTDSGGLQEEAPTLGKPVLVMRNETERPEGLEAGTLRLIGADYERIVAATRELLTDPVVYGRMAHASNPYGDGRAAERIAAGLLHVLRGAPAPAEFAHPLAAV is encoded by the coding sequence ATGGCCGTGATGGGGACGCGGCCGGATACGATCAAGATGGCGCCGGTCGTGCATGCGCTGCAGGCGCATCCGGAGATCGAGGCGATCGTTTGCGTCACGGCGCAGCATCGCCAGATGCTCGACGACGTGCTGCGTCTGTTCGAGATCGAGCCCGACATCGATCTCGACATCATGACGAAGTCGCAGTCGCTCACCGACATCACGACCCGCGTGCTCATCGGGATGGAAAAAGTGCTCGATTCGTGGCGTCCCGACGTCGTGCTCGTGCACGGCGATACGACGACCTCGACCGCCGCCGCGCTCGCCGCGTTCTATCAGAAGATCCCCGTCGGCCACGTCGAGGCGGGTCTGCGCACCTCGTCGATCGCCGAGCCGTTTCCCGAAGAGGCGAACCGCCGTCTCACCGGCGTGCTCACGTCGCTGCACTTCGCGCCGACCGCGCGCGCGAAAACGAATCTCCTCGCCGAGCGCACCGCGCACGCGCACATCGCGGTCACCGGCAACACCGTCATCGACGCGTTTCTCGCGACGGAGCGCCGCGTCCGCGAGCGCGGGATCGCAACGCCGTCGCTCGACGGCCTCGACCCCGCGCGCCGGATGATCTTCGTGACCGCGCACCGGCGCGAGAATCACGGCCGGATGGGCGAGATCGCGCGCGCCGTCGCGACGATCGCGGATTTCCCCGAACATCCCCAGATCGTGTGGCCGGTCCATCCCTCGCCGCAGGTCGCGCCGGTCGTGCGGCACGTCCTCGGCGGCCATCCCGGCGTCCGCCTCGTCGACCCGCTGAACTATGCCGAGACGGTCGCCGCCGTCGCGGCCTCGCGCTTCGTTCTCACCGACTCCGGCGGGCTCCAAGAGGAAGCCCCGACCCTCGGCAAGCCGGTGCTGGTGATGCGCAACGAGACCGAGCGCCCTGAAGGGCTCGAGGCCGGAACCCTGCGGCTGATCGGCGCCGACTACGAGCGGATCGTCGCCGCGACCCGCGAGCTGCTCACCGATCCGGTCGTCTACGGGCGGATGGCGCACGCGTCGAACCCCTACGGCGACGGCCGGGCTGCGGAGCGGATCGCCGCCGGCCTCCTGCACGTCCTGCGCGGCGCCCCCGCCCCCGCCGAGTTCGCGCACCCGCTCGCGGCGGTATGA
- the atpE gene encoding ATP synthase F0 subunit C produces the protein MGSDALLAAVLILGFALIVAAVALGSAVGDGIVASKAVESIARQPEARGNIFTFFFLGVGILEAFPIIGLVLGFFLFFAVGGGVLPLATKLVSGGH, from the coding sequence GTGGGTTCTGATGCTCTGCTCGCCGCCGTTCTGATCCTCGGGTTCGCCCTGATCGTCGCGGCAGTCGCCCTGGGTTCCGCCGTCGGTGACGGTATCGTCGCCTCGAAGGCGGTCGAATCGATCGCGCGTCAGCCCGAAGCGCGCGGCAACATCTTCACGTTCTTCTTCCTGGGCGTCGGCATCTTGGAAGCGTTCCCGATCATCGGGCTGGTGCTCGGCTTCTTCCTGTTCTTCGCGGTCGGCGGCGGCGTGCTGCCCCTCGCCACCAAGCTCGTCTCGGGCGGGCACTAG
- a CDS encoding ArsR/SmtB family transcription factor — MPLASAGRRARAHRSRRHADDVVFKALADPTRREILGLLRGGQRSVGEIAGNFRISRPAVSKHLRMLRDAGLVHDRAEGTSTMCSLNPAPLRQVETWLSDYTAFWTHNLAALKAHVEKST, encoded by the coding sequence GTGCCGCTCGCCTCAGCCGGCCGGCGCGCGCGAGCGCACCGCTCGCGCCGCCACGCCGACGATGTCGTCTTCAAAGCGCTCGCCGATCCGACGCGACGCGAGATCCTCGGACTGCTGCGCGGCGGACAGCGCTCCGTCGGCGAGATCGCCGGCAACTTCCGCATCAGCCGGCCGGCAGTCTCGAAGCATCTGCGGATGCTGCGCGACGCGGGGCTCGTGCACGATCGCGCGGAGGGAACCTCGACGATGTGTTCGCTCAACCCCGCACCGTTGCGTCAAGTCGAAACCTGGCTGAGCGACTACACCGCCTTCTGGACGCACAACCTTGCCGCGTTGAAAGCGCACGTGGAGAAATCGACATGA
- the atpH gene encoding ATP synthase F1 subunit delta produces the protein MPNETLARRYATAVFELAREAGKVGGVQHDLHTFTEALAADEDVRKFFRSPVVDRHEKETIVGQAFDKLDPIALHTILLLVRKRRENLVEEIVAQFDILEREARGAQELRVSSARELSKAELDAIVQRLSSAYHTAFDVTQNVDAELIGGVRITMGDKLADGTIAGRLDDIARLLSTN, from the coding sequence GTGCCCAACGAGACGCTCGCGCGCCGCTACGCCACCGCCGTGTTCGAACTCGCCCGGGAAGCAGGCAAGGTCGGCGGCGTTCAGCACGACCTGCACACCTTCACCGAGGCGCTCGCCGCCGACGAGGACGTCCGCAAGTTCTTCCGCTCGCCGGTCGTCGACCGTCACGAGAAGGAGACGATCGTCGGGCAGGCCTTCGACAAGCTCGACCCGATCGCGCTGCACACGATCCTGCTGCTCGTGCGCAAGCGCCGCGAGAACCTCGTCGAGGAGATCGTCGCGCAGTTCGACATCCTCGAACGCGAGGCGCGCGGCGCGCAGGAACTGCGCGTCAGCAGCGCGCGCGAGCTCTCGAAGGCCGAGCTCGACGCGATCGTCCAGCGCCTCTCCTCCGCCTACCACACCGCCTTCGACGTGACGCAGAACGTCGACGCCGAGCTGATCGGCGGCGTCCGCATCACGATGGGCGACAAGCTCGCGGACGGCACGATCGCCGGCCGCCTCGACGACATTGCCCGCCTGCTGTCCACAAACTAA
- the upp gene encoding uracil phosphoribosyltransferase yields the protein MPEPLIVDHPAVQDRLARLRDASTPTPVFRRLVEELGQLLAYEATRDLPQTELELQTPVALAKVRRIATRPVAAPILRAGLGLLPGFLAVVDDAVVAHLGFYRDPKTLAAIPYYANLPDDLGQRDVFVLDPMLATGHSGSAALSLLAQRGAKAPVFVCIIAAPEGLATLARVHPDVRVVTAAVDERLNDHGYIVPGLGDAGDRMFGSTSSVPSSSG from the coding sequence GTGCCCGAGCCGCTGATCGTCGATCATCCCGCCGTCCAGGATCGGCTGGCGCGTCTGCGTGACGCGTCGACGCCGACACCGGTATTCCGGCGGCTGGTCGAAGAGTTGGGTCAACTCCTCGCGTACGAGGCGACGCGCGACCTCCCGCAGACGGAACTCGAACTGCAGACGCCCGTCGCGCTTGCCAAGGTGCGGCGGATCGCGACGCGTCCGGTCGCCGCGCCGATCCTGCGCGCCGGCCTTGGGCTGCTGCCGGGGTTTCTCGCCGTCGTCGACGACGCGGTCGTCGCGCACTTGGGCTTCTACCGCGACCCGAAGACGCTCGCCGCGATCCCGTATTACGCAAACCTGCCGGACGATCTGGGACAGCGCGACGTGTTCGTCCTCGACCCGATGCTCGCGACCGGACACTCCGGCTCGGCCGCGCTGTCCCTCCTGGCGCAGCGCGGCGCGAAGGCCCCGGTGTTCGTGTGCATCATCGCCGCGCCCGAGGGCCTTGCGACCCTCGCGCGCGTGCATCCCGACGTTCGCGTCGTCACCGCCGCGGTCGACGAGCGGCTCAACGATCACGGCTACATCGTCCCCGGTCTCGGTGATGCCGGAGACCGCATGTTCGGATCGACGAGCAGCGTGCCGAGTTCGTCGGGTTAA
- a CDS encoding deoxycytidylate deaminase, whose translation MHGVERPGWDAYFMEIARTVATRATCPRARVGAVLTRDKRILTTGYNGAPRGVPHCTDAGCMIVDGHCLRATHAEANAIVQGALHGVSLAGATAYCTHQPCAGCSKLLISAGVERIVYADAYRDAVASELLAEAGVALEHFTREPIRA comes from the coding sequence GTGCACGGCGTGGAACGTCCCGGCTGGGACGCGTACTTCATGGAGATCGCGCGGACGGTGGCGACGCGGGCGACCTGCCCGCGCGCACGCGTCGGTGCTGTCCTCACCCGCGACAAGCGGATCCTGACGACCGGCTACAACGGCGCGCCGCGCGGCGTCCCCCATTGCACCGACGCCGGCTGCATGATCGTCGACGGCCATTGCCTGCGCGCGACGCACGCCGAGGCGAACGCGATCGTGCAAGGGGCGCTCCACGGCGTCTCGCTCGCCGGGGCAACCGCGTATTGCACGCATCAGCCGTGCGCCGGCTGTTCGAAACTGCTCATCTCGGCCGGGGTCGAACGGATCGTCTACGCAGATGCCTATCGCGACGCCGTCGCAAGCGAGCTGCTCGCGGAGGCGGGCGTCGCTCTGGAACACTTCACTCGCGAGCCGATACGAGCATAA
- the atpB gene encoding F0F1 ATP synthase subunit A, with protein sequence MHEQIGEHPTWQWPVLGSVHADTILTTWVAMVIALAFFWWVGSMYRTRGNRVGKTQATFEGIIQFLSDLAVGTLGPKGEGYVPVFVGIFLFIWILNEFGVLFLKALGLPFGGSPTADLNTTAAFAITVFVSIQAIAIRKSGIKAYAHLFKPYAVLFPINLIEEIARPVVLAMRLAFNILAGELLLFVVATIIVANVQVGPLNISVLSSVAPIGIEFFNFLIGTIQAFVFTLLTIVYLSLATSEEH encoded by the coding sequence GTGCACGAGCAAATCGGCGAACATCCGACCTGGCAGTGGCCGGTGCTCGGATCGGTCCACGCTGACACGATCCTGACGACGTGGGTCGCGATGGTCATCGCGCTCGCGTTCTTCTGGTGGGTCGGTTCGATGTACCGCACGCGCGGGAACCGCGTCGGCAAGACTCAGGCCACCTTCGAAGGGATCATCCAGTTCCTCTCCGATCTCGCGGTGGGGACGCTGGGGCCGAAGGGCGAGGGCTACGTCCCGGTCTTCGTCGGCATCTTCCTCTTCATCTGGATCCTCAACGAGTTCGGCGTCCTGTTCCTCAAGGCGCTCGGCCTGCCGTTCGGCGGATCGCCGACGGCCGATCTGAACACGACCGCCGCCTTCGCGATCACCGTCTTCGTCAGCATCCAGGCGATCGCGATCCGCAAGAGCGGGATCAAGGCCTACGCCCACCTCTTCAAACCGTACGCGGTCCTCTTTCCGATCAACCTCATCGAAGAGATCGCGCGGCCCGTCGTCCTGGCGATGCGTCTCGCGTTCAACATCCTGGCCGGCGAACTGCTGCTCTTCGTCGTCGCGACGATCATCGTCGCGAACGTGCAGGTCGGCCCGCTCAACATCTCCGTGCTCTCATCGGTCGCACCGATCGGGATCGAGTTCTTCAACTTCCTGATCGGCACGATCCAAGCGTTCGTGTTCACCCTCCTCACCATCGTCTATCTGTCCTTGGCCACGTCCGAGGAACACTAG
- a CDS encoding SRPBCC family protein, with translation MITQQPAIVQEVAMEATPAAIFAALTDPAQLVQWWGGDKYKVDRMDVDLRAGGAWRTEGTGGDGHAFAAFGVYRVIEPPHTLEYTWNYDWSDGDAVQTLVRFDISERGSGSLVRVTHTGFVDAEERSDHDQGWTLVLGWLHDYTARNRTA, from the coding sequence ATGATCACTCAGCAACCGGCCATCGTTCAGGAAGTCGCGATGGAGGCCACGCCGGCGGCGATCTTCGCCGCGCTCACCGACCCCGCACAGCTCGTGCAGTGGTGGGGCGGCGACAAGTATAAGGTCGACCGGATGGACGTCGATCTGCGGGCCGGCGGCGCCTGGCGCACCGAGGGCACGGGCGGCGACGGCCATGCGTTCGCCGCATTCGGCGTCTACCGTGTGATCGAGCCGCCGCACACGCTGGAGTACACCTGGAACTACGATTGGAGCGACGGCGATGCGGTCCAGACGCTCGTGCGCTTCGACATCAGCGAACGCGGCAGCGGATCGCTCGTGCGCGTGACGCACACCGGGTTCGTCGATGCGGAGGAGCGCAGCGACCACGACCAGGGCTGGACGTTGGTTCTCGGCTGGCTGCACGACTACACCGCGCGCAACCGCACGGCTTAA